The following are encoded together in the Methanofollis sp. UBA420 genome:
- a CDS encoding ABC transporter permease produces the protein MIFLTFAVRNLRRHKARSFLATLGIVIGVFAIASLGVMGNSINLLAAALIADVGDTIIITPHTALGGAGFVGDPRTVVAATIPDADVERIERAAGGNRVIPVLQGAGEITVGSEGGYAQVIGLATDDIPYLLDLEDGNHLRTGSRSALVGTYLAREYDLRAGSRIRLGDEQTIVSGIIAERGFAFDINPDYAVVIVEERFRSFFPDREGYDYVVIRVADPAEIDGVKEDVDSLLNRRDDVVDITDSREALRQMNEIYAAMTRFLLAIGAVSLVIAAVSILNVMIISVTERRREIGVMRSIGALRREILLMFLYEALILGIAGSLIGGAFSFVGGYFISIAAVQVLTAGTTFAEGATVFDPLSIAYILFAMVFGTVTSMASGLYPAWQASRMKPIEAIRG, from the coding sequence CGTCATGGGGAACTCCATCAACCTCCTTGCCGCCGCTCTCATCGCCGATGTCGGGGACACGATCATCATCACCCCGCACACCGCCCTCGGCGGCGCCGGGTTCGTCGGCGACCCAAGGACTGTCGTCGCGGCCACCATCCCCGACGCCGACGTCGAGCGCATCGAGAGAGCGGCAGGGGGGAACCGGGTGATCCCCGTCCTCCAGGGGGCCGGGGAGATCACGGTCGGGAGCGAGGGGGGGTACGCGCAGGTCATCGGGCTTGCGACCGACGACATCCCCTATCTCCTCGACCTCGAAGACGGGAACCACCTGCGCACCGGGTCGAGGAGCGCCCTTGTCGGCACCTACCTGGCCAGGGAGTACGACCTGCGGGCCGGGAGCAGGATCCGCCTCGGCGACGAGCAGACGATCGTCTCCGGCATCATCGCCGAAAGGGGATTTGCCTTCGACATCAACCCCGACTATGCGGTCGTCATCGTGGAGGAGAGGTTCCGCTCCTTCTTCCCCGACAGGGAGGGCTACGACTATGTGGTGATCCGGGTCGCCGACCCTGCGGAGATCGACGGCGTCAAGGAGGATGTGGACAGTCTCCTCAACAGACGCGACGACGTCGTCGACATCACCGACTCGCGGGAGGCCCTGCGGCAGATGAACGAGATCTATGCCGCAATGACGCGGTTCCTCCTTGCGATCGGGGCGGTCTCCCTGGTCATCGCGGCGGTCTCGATCCTGAACGTCATGATCATCTCGGTCACAGAACGGAGACGGGAGATCGGGGTGATGCGGAGTATCGGGGCGCTACGCCGCGAGATACTCCTGATGTTCCTGTACGAGGCCCTCATCCTCGGCATCGCCGGGAGCCTCATCGGCGGGGCCTTCAGTTTTGTCGGGGGGTATTTCATCAGCATCGCCGCTGTCCAGGTGCTCACCGCCGGCACCACCTTCGCCGAAGGGGCGACGGTCTTTGACCCGCTCTCGATCGCCTACATCCTCTTTGCCATGGTCTTCGGGACGGTGACGAGCATGGCCTCCGGCCTCTACCCGGCCTGGCAGGCGTCGAGGATGAAACCGATCGAGGCCATACGGGGGTGA